The Deinococcus apachensis DSM 19763 genome segment GGCTGGGGAACAACCTCGACGGCGTGCGAAACGGCATGCAACTGAACTTCACCTTCAACAACTTCGGCACGAGCTGCAAGACGACGAGGCAGTTCTGCATCGACGCCATCGCGGTGCATGAGTTCGGCCACGCGCTGGGGATCGCTCACGAACAGAACCGCTCGGACCGGCTCAATTGCACCCTTGCCCACCAGGGCACCGACCCCGACTATTTCGTCACGCCGTACGACACCGCCTCGGTCATGAACTACTGCAACCCGAACTGGAACGGCAACGGCCAGCTCAGCGACCTGGACCGGCTGGGCGTGAACGTCCTGTACGGCAAGGGCGCGACCCCCGTCCCCGGCAACGGGCTGGCGATGGCCTCCTACATCGCCGGGAACAGCCAGCAACTCGAAACTCTGTTCGTCAATCCGGCCGGGGCGCTGGGCCTGGTCTGGAAAACCAACAACTCCATCTGGAAGGGGCCCGTCTTCCTGTCGGCGCCGGGGTTCCTGCCGCAAAATGCCCACATCGCCATGATCAACTACCCGCTGGGCAACCAGTTGGAAGCGTTCTATGCCGCAAATGACGGTGCTGTCTACGTGACCTTCAAGGCCAACAACGGCCCCTGGTCCGAACCGGTCCGGCTCACCGCGCCGGGCACCACCCGGCCGGGGGGCGACCTGAGCGCCGTGTTTTACCCCCCGAACAACCAGCTTGAGGTGCTGTACTTCGATGCGGGTGGTGCCCTCAACGTCCTGTGGAAAGCGCAGAATGGCCGCTGGAATGCGCCTGCCCGGATCAGCCCCCCGAACGTCGCTCCCCCGGGGGGAGGCATCAGCGCCGCGTTCTACCCGCTGAACAACCAGCTTGAGGCGCTGTTCGTGGCGAACGACGGCGCCGTCCGCGTGGCCTGGAAGGCGAACAACGGCGCGTGGAACGCCCCGGTCGGCATCTCCGCCGCCAACCTCGCCCCGGCGGGTGCGGGCATCACCCTCCAGTTCTATCCCCCGAACAACCAGTTCGAGGCCTTTTTCGTGGACAACAACGGCACGGTCAACGTCATCTGGAAGGCGCAGAACGGCGCCTGGAACCGGCCGGTCGGCATCAGCCCGCCGGGCATCGGTGTCCCGGGCAGGTCGATCACGGCCTCCTTCTATCCACCCAACAATCAGCTCGAGGTCTTCACCATCGGCGCGAATGGTGGGGTCACCCTCCTCTGGAAGGCCCAGAACGGGGCCTGGAAGCCGCCCGTCGGGCTCACGGCCGCCGGGGTCGCCGCTCCGGGCGGGGACCTAGCGGTGAAGTACCAGCCACTCAGCAACCACCTGGAACTCTTCTTCAGCGACACGGCCGGGGCCCTGTGGCTGGTGTTCAAGGCCGAGAACCGGGCCTGGAACCCCGCGTTCAGGTTCTAGGCGCCCGGGAGGACGGACAGCGGGGGAGGGAAGCTTCGCCCCCCACCCTCCTCCGGGCGCTACCCTGTCCGCACCTATGGAATTCAACTTGCCCGAGGACCTGCGGGACGTGCAGGCGACCGTCCGCGACTTCATGCTGGACGTGGTCGAGCCCCGCGCCCACGAGATCGAGGAGACGAACCGGGTGCCGGGCGAGCTGATGCGGGGGGCCGCCGAACTCGGCCTCTTCGGCCTGAGCATCCCCGAGGAGTACGGCGGCGTCGGGCTGGGCGCCCTGGGCCGCTGCGCCGTGTACGAGGCGATGGGGCAGGGGCACATGGGCTTCGGCGGGGTGATCAGCGCCCACGCCTCCATCGGCACGAGCGGGTTGGTGAAGCTGGGGACCGAGGAGCAGAAGCGGCGGTTTCTCCCCCGCATGGCAAGCGGCGAGTGCATCGCGGGCTTCGCCATCACCGAGCCGAGCAGTGGATCGGACGCGGCGAACATCCGCACCCGGGCGGAGAAGAAGGGCGACTGCTACGTCCTGAACGGGACCAAGCACTACATCTCGAACGCGCCCATCGCGGGGCTGCTGACCGTCATCGCCATCACGGACCCGTCCAAGGGAACGCGTGGCATGAGCGCCTTCCTGGTTGAGCCACAGAGCACGCCCGGCATCAAGATCGGCAAGGTCGACGAGAAGATGGGCCAGAAGGGCGCCCTCTCCGCGGAGGTGATCTTCGAGGATGCCGAGATTCCCGCCGGGAACCTCCTCGGCCCCGAACATCTGGGCTACCGCGAGGCGCTGGGCATCCTGACGAACGGGCGGGTGGGGATCGCCGCGCGCTCGACAGGGGCGATGCAGCGTCTTCTCGACCTCTCCATCGCCCACGCCAAGACCCGCGAGCAGTTCGGGCAGCCCATCGCGGAGTTCCAGGCAGTGCAGTTCATGCTCGCCGAGATGGAGGTCGCCATCCAGACCAGCCGACTGCTGTGGCAGAAGGTCGCCTGGATGGTGGACGGGGGGCAGGACGTGCGCCGCATGGCCTCCGTGGCGAAGTACCACGCGACCGAGATGCTCTCGCAGGTGGCGGACAAGGCCGTGCAGGTCGCGGGCGGCATGGGCTACATGAAGGACTCACCCATCGAGCGCTACTACCGTGACCAGCGCCTGCTGCGGATCTACGAAGGCACCAGCGAGATCCAGAAGCTGATCATCGCACGGAGCCTGCTGGCTTAGCCCCCTCCAGCCCGGTCAGCCACCACCGCAGGAAATCGGGGAAACGGGCACGCCAGGCGGGCTCGTCGTGCCAGTGGCCCTCGCCGATGGTGAGATGCACCTCAGCCACCCTGGGGCGCAGGCGGGCGGCGAGGTCGCGGGTCAGCACCACGATCTCGGCGGCGCTCTCCAGGCTGTTCCCCTCATGGTCGCCCATGTCGAGCCACACGCGGGCCTGCGGGTCGCTTCTTTCCTCCAGCCAGCGCAGGAAGGCGAAGTCGGCGGGCCAGACGGCGGGGCTGAACACCCCCAGCGTGCCGTAGGTGCCCGGGTCGCGCAGGCCCGCGTACGCGGTGATCAGGCCCCCGAAGGACGACCCGGCCAGGGCGACCCGACTGGGAGGCACGGACCCGAAGCGCGCGTGCAGGTGCGGGAGCAGCGTCTCCCTCACCCAATCGGCGTACTCGTCGGCCCCGGAGTCATGCCCGTTCAGCTCAAAGGGAAAGGGCACGTAACGGCGGCTGCGCTCGTGGTTCACCGGCAGGGCGGCGATGCGGCAGGGGAAGCCCTCGTCCGCGAGTGTCCGCGCGGCCCCGGCGGCGTCCCAGCTTTCGCCCGCGAAGGTCGGCCCCTCGTCGAACACGTTCTGGCCGTCGTGCAGGATCAGCAGCGGCAACTCCCCGTCCTGGCCCTCCGGCCACCACAGCCGCACGGCCTGCTCGCCCCAGGGGGCCGCCAGCGTGAGGGTCTCGCGTGGTAGGGCGCTGCGCCAGGGGCGGTCCCGGCCCTCCCGCTCGTCCTGCCACCCGGCGAGGGTCAGGTCGACGGTGGTGTCGCCACGCACGACGGCCCGGTGGGCGGGGGCACGGCCTCCCCAGGCGTCGCCCTCCTCGGTGACTGTGCCGTCGGGGTGCCGGGCGCGGACCTTCACGTTCAGCAGCGCGCCCTCGGGAAACTCGGCGCTCAGTTCGGAACTGCCGGGGCCGTCCTGAAAGGTCCACCTCTCCGGGTCGCTGCTCCAGGCACGGTGGTCGCCGGTCAGGAAGAGGGTGGCCCCGGGCACAGGGGGCGGGGCGGACAGCCGAAAGCGGACGCGGGGCATGGAGCCAGTATGAGGCAACCCACTGGAAAACTGCCCCTTCAACGCTAAACGTTGCGTCAGCCTCCCGTGAGGGTAGTGTCAGACGGCGGGGCGTAAGGTTTTGGCGTGGCAGACGTGCTCCAGGCCACGTGGCGGAGCGTGCGTGCGGACTTGCCTCAACCCCAAAAGGTTGATATAGTCGCACTCAAGTTTCCTGGTATCCTCTCTACCAGAGAACCCTTCCCAGAACCACTTCGGGCGAAAGGAGCCTCCATGCCCACCGACAACCAACCCACCCGCCTGCCCGCCAGCGTGCCTGTATGCCCGGTGCGCGGCAGCGTGATTTACCCGACGATGGTGCAGCATATCGACGCCAGCCGCGCCATCTCGATCAATGCCATTGAGGCCGCGATGGCCGGGGACAAGGTCATCCTGATCGTGTCCCAGCGCGACAAGGATGTGGACGACCCCCAGGGCAGCGACCTGTATGACGTCGGCACCGCCTGCAACGTGTTGCGCGTCCGCAAGAACCCCGACGGCACCGTGCAGATGCTGGTCGCCGCCGTGTCGCGCGCCCGCGTGACCCGCTACACCCGGGGCGACTTCCTCAAGGCCGACATCCAGGCGCTGCCCTCCGAGCCGGGCGACCCGGTGGAACTCCAGGCCCTGAGCCGCGAGTTGCGCGAGAAGTTCGAGAGCGTAGCGTCGAACGGCAAGGTCAGCGCCGAGAGTGTCCAGGCCATCCAGGGCAAGGATGACCCCGGCGAGATGGCCGACCACATCGCCTTCAACCTCGACTTCAAGCTGGAGGACAAGCAGGCTATCCTGGAGGCCACCCGCGTGACCGACCGGGTGCGCCGGGTGCTGACCCTGCTGGACACCGAGCAGGAAGTCCAGGCGGTGCAGGCCCGCATCCGCGCGCAGGTCAAGGAAGAGATCGACAAGAACCAGCGCGAGTACTACCTGCGCGAGCAGATGAAGGTCATCCAGAAGGAGCTTCAGGGCGGCGACGACGGCGAGGACGCCGACGAGGCCGAGGCCTTCCGCGCCAAGATCGACGCGCTGGGTCTATCCCCTGAGGTCAAGAAGGAGATCGACCGCGAGGTCAACCGCCTGGCCCGGATGCACCCCGACGCCGCCGAGGCCTCGGTCATCCGCACCTACCTGACCTGGATCACCGAGCTGCCCTGGAACGTCCGCAGCGACGACCGCCTGGACGTACCCGAGGCCGCCAAGATCCTCGACGACGATCACTACGGCCTGGAGAAGGTCAAGGACCGCGTGCTGGAGTTCCTGGCTGTGCGCCGCCTGCGCAAGGAGCGGGCCGAGCGCGGCGAGATCGAGGCCTCCGAGGTCAACAAGGGGCCGATTCTGGTCTTCACCGGCCCTCCCGGCGTGGGCAAGACGAGCATCGCGCAGAGCATCGCCAAGGCGCTGGGCCGCAAGTACGTCCGCATTGCGCTGGGCGGCGCCCGTGACGAGAGCGACATCCGTGGCCACCGCCGCACCTACATCGGCGCGATGCCCGGCCGGATCCTCCAGGGCATGCGGACGGCGGGCACCAAGAACCCGGTGATCCTGCTCGACGAGGTCGACAAGCTGGGCTCCAGCTACCAGGGTGACCCCTCGGCCGCGCTGCTGGAGGTCCTCGACCCCGCGCAGAACCAGCACTTCACCGACCACTACCTCGGCGTGGCGTTCGACCTCAGCGAGGTCATGTTCATCGCCACCGCGAACTACCCCGAGCAGATTCCGGCGGCCCTGATGGACCGCATGGAGGTCATCGACTTCTCCAGCTACATCGAGCAGGAGAAGCTGGAGATCGCCAAGCGTTACCTGCTGCCCCGCCAGATCACCGCGAACGGCCTCAAGCCCAACCAGATCGCCTTCACCGACGCGGCGCTGGAGCGGCTGATCAGCCACTACACCCGCGAGGCGGGCGTGCGCAACCTGGAGCGCGAGATCGGCACGGTGGCCCGCAAGGTCGCCCGCCGCATCGCGACCGGGGAGATCAAGCGTGCCAAGGTGACCGACAAGGAGCTTGACCGTTACCTCGGCCAGGCCCGCTACGTGCCCGAGACCGAGGGGCAGGAGGACAAGGTCGGCGTGTCCACCGGCATGTTCTACACACCCGTCGGCGGTGACATCCTGTTCGTGGAGACCTCGGTGATGCCCGGCAAGGGCCTGGTCCTGACCGGCCAGCTCGGCGACGTGATGAAGGAGTCGGCCCGCGCCGCCCTGACGTACGCCAAGAGCAACGCCGAACGCTTCCACCTCGACCGCGAGCGGATCGACAACTCCGAAATTCACATCCACGTGCCCGCCGGGGCGATCCCCAAGGAAGGCCCCTCCGCGGGCGGCGCGATGGCCACCAGCCTGATCTCGGCCCTGAGCGGCATTCCTGTCCGGCACGACGTGGCGATGACGGGCGAGATGACGCTGACCGGGCGCTACCTGCCCATCGGCGGCCTGAAGGAGAAGGTGCTGGGCGCCCGGCGCGCGGGCATCAAGCACATCATCATGCCCAAGGCGAACGAGCCCGACCTGCGCGACATCCCGCTTCACTTGCGCTCCTCCATGCGCTTCCACCCCTGCGAGACGGTGGACGAGGTGCTGGACGTGGCCCTGGTCGGCGGCCTGAAGGCGCTGGAGACCCCGCGTGAGGCCAGCGGGGTGACCCCCCCACCCCCCAAGGCACGCAAGACGAGCCGCCGCAGCCCCGGCGCGAGCGCGTAGGACCTCTCCCCTTTCCAGCTCCCCCGCCCACCCCGCGTGACGGGGGAGCTGCTTTGCTCCGGTGAAGTGGTCCTCAACGGCCCCACCCAGCCTGGCGCTTTATCCTGAGACCGTATGACCGCGCCCCTGACGTTCCTGGTCGCCAGCCCCCACCTGCGCGGCAGCTTCTTCGAGCGTGCCGTGATCCTGCTGCTGGAACACGACGAGACGGGCGCTCTGGGCCTGCTCGTGACGGCGCCGCTGGCTCAGAGCGTCGCCGAACTGCTGCCCGATCTAACCGGGGGTGAGACAGGCAGCGTGTGGGCGGGCGGCCCGGTAGAACCCGGCGTGGGCTGGTGCCTCTACCGCACGCCGCTGAACCTGGAGGGCGAGATGCGCCTAGCCCCGGGCCTGTTGGTGACAAGCAGCCTGGACGTGCTCCACGCTGTCGCGGCCTCCGGCCAGGAGTTCATGCTGATGCTGGGCTATACCGGCTGGGCCCCCACCCAGCTTGCCGACGAGGCCCGCGAGGGCACCTGGCTGTGGGTAGAGCAGGACACGCCCGAGCTGATCTGGGACGTGCCGGTGCCGGGGCGCTGGCAGGCCGCCCTCGACCGTCTGGGTGTGAATCCGGGGACGATCATGCCGGGAGGCGCCCAGGCCTGAGAGCCGGACTTGCAAACCCTGGAAACCCATGCTACTCTCCCTCTCGCGCCGGAAACGGCTCACCACACAGGTATTCGGCAGTAGCTCAGTGGCAGAGCATCCGACTGTTAATCGGACGGTCGTTGGTTCGACCCCAACCTGCCGAGCCAAAGAAACCCCCTCTAGGAGGGGGTTTTTCCATTTCTGCTCTGCTCGCTTCTGGAGCCGTGGCCAACGCGCCCCACCTTCCTGCCGCGTGTCTCTCTCCCCTGTCCCGACCTGTCTCATCCACAGGAGAGCGAGGACGCTCAGGTCCCCACCCCTCCAGCGCTGGCCACCCTCGGACGGTGAGTGGGCTGAGAATAGGTCTTCCAGCCCGCCGCGTTCACGCTGCACCTGACGAGTGCGCGGCAGCTTCTACGTTGGTCACGGGCGTTCGCGGGGCCGGTCGCGCAACGCCTGCAACTGATCCTGCCTCACGCCCGCGCCCCGCAGGTACGCGTTGACGCCGCCGTACACCTGCTGGAGGTGATCGAGCAGGTCCAGCATGACCTCCGGGCGGCTGTGCTCCCAGCGCGGCACCCGCTCCCGCCGCACCTCGTTCAGCCCCGCGAGTTCCGCCGCGTAATGCGGCGCGAGGCAGGTGTCCGACAGCGCGTAGTCCTCGGCGATCACCCCAGGCGCCACGCCCGCCACGGCGAGCGCCAGCGCCACAACGATGCCTGTCCGGTCATTGCCCGCGTGGCAATGCAAGACGACCCCGCCAGCCGGAGCGTCCGCTATCACGGCGATGATCTCGCCCAGCTGCCGGGCGAAGCCGTCGACGGTCGTGCGGTAGACCGCTCCCAGGTGAGGTGCGGCATTCACGCGCGCGTAACTCTCCTCGTCCGCATCATCCAGCACGGGCAGGTTCAAATAGACGGAGTCCCCCAGGAACCGACTGGGAAACCTGCGCGACTCCCAGGCGTTGCGCAGGTCGAGGATCAAGCTGACCTCTCGCGCCCGCACGGCCGCCTGGCCTGCCGAGGTGAGGCGGTCGTGGTTGTCGGAGCGCATCAACGCGAACGAGCGGACCACCCGGCCGTCGAAGGTGGGGAGGCCGCCGAGGTCCCGCGCATTGTGGCAGGCGTCCCACGGGAGTCGACGCGCCTCCAGGCCGATCACACCGGCATCATCTCACTCCGTCGCCTGCACAAGTCAGCGCGCTTCAAGACGCGGGCCGCCGTCGCCGGATCAACCGGGCGGCGTCGGCAGCGGTGAGGTCGCCCGCGCCGACGCGTCGCACGATGTCCTGCTGCTGCGCCGCGTTGAGCTTGCTGGGCCGCCCGAAGCGAACCCCCTTCTCCCGCGCGGCCTTCAAACCGGCATGCGTACGTTCGCGGAGATTCGACCTTTCCAACTCCGCGGACACGCCGACCATCTGCATCATCGCCTTGCCCACGGCGGTAGTCGTGCCGATCGGCTCGGTGAGGGACTTGAGCGCGGCGCCGCGCTGGTCGATCAACTTCATGATGCGGACGAGGTCGGCGAGCGAGCGGCTCAGGCGGTCGATCTTCCACACGACGACGGTGTCGCCTTCGCGCAGGAAGTCGAGCATCCTGTGTAGTTCGGGGCGGTCCCAGCGGCCACCGCTGGCGGTCTCCTGGTAAATCTTGAGGACCCCCGCTTGCTTCAGGGCGCCGAGCTGGGAGGCGGTGGTCTGGTCGTCGGTCGACACGCGAGCGTAGCCGATGAGGGTGCCGGGCCGGGCGAAAGTCTATTGCACAAGAAGTGGCTTTCGCTTCAGGGTTTTGCAACGCAGAAATGCCGTGTTCATCGCGTCGCCTCTCAAGCCGCGAAACCATTCCTTTTCTCGAGTTCGGCTGTTGAGTGCCCACCCGCTGCGGTAAGGTGCGGGAGTCAGGAAGGCTGCACCGTTCGCCTTTCGTTCACTCCACCCTTGGACACGCTGATCAGGAAAGAGGTGACAGGACACCATGACCAACCCAGAACCCACACCCAA includes the following:
- a CDS encoding alpha/beta hydrolase, which translates into the protein MPRVRFRLSAPPPVPGATLFLTGDHRAWSSDPERWTFQDGPGSSELSAEFPEGALLNVKVRARHPDGTVTEEGDAWGGRAPAHRAVVRGDTTVDLTLAGWQDEREGRDRPWRSALPRETLTLAAPWGEQAVRLWWPEGQDGELPLLILHDGQNVFDEGPTFAGESWDAAGAARTLADEGFPCRIAALPVNHERSRRYVPFPFELNGHDSGADEYADWVRETLLPHLHARFGSVPPSRVALAGSSFGGLITAYAGLRDPGTYGTLGVFSPAVWPADFAFLRWLEERSDPQARVWLDMGDHEGNSLESAAEIVVLTRDLAARLRPRVAEVHLTIGEGHWHDEPAWRARFPDFLRWWLTGLEGAKPAGSVR
- the lon gene encoding endopeptidase La encodes the protein MPTDNQPTRLPASVPVCPVRGSVIYPTMVQHIDASRAISINAIEAAMAGDKVILIVSQRDKDVDDPQGSDLYDVGTACNVLRVRKNPDGTVQMLVAAVSRARVTRYTRGDFLKADIQALPSEPGDPVELQALSRELREKFESVASNGKVSAESVQAIQGKDDPGEMADHIAFNLDFKLEDKQAILEATRVTDRVRRVLTLLDTEQEVQAVQARIRAQVKEEIDKNQREYYLREQMKVIQKELQGGDDGEDADEAEAFRAKIDALGLSPEVKKEIDREVNRLARMHPDAAEASVIRTYLTWITELPWNVRSDDRLDVPEAAKILDDDHYGLEKVKDRVLEFLAVRRLRKERAERGEIEASEVNKGPILVFTGPPGVGKTSIAQSIAKALGRKYVRIALGGARDESDIRGHRRTYIGAMPGRILQGMRTAGTKNPVILLDEVDKLGSSYQGDPSAALLEVLDPAQNQHFTDHYLGVAFDLSEVMFIATANYPEQIPAALMDRMEVIDFSSYIEQEKLEIAKRYLLPRQITANGLKPNQIAFTDAALERLISHYTREAGVRNLEREIGTVARKVARRIATGEIKRAKVTDKELDRYLGQARYVPETEGQEDKVGVSTGMFYTPVGGDILFVETSVMPGKGLVLTGQLGDVMKESARAALTYAKSNAERFHLDRERIDNSEIHIHVPAGAIPKEGPSAGGAMATSLISALSGIPVRHDVAMTGEMTLTGRYLPIGGLKEKVLGARRAGIKHIIMPKANEPDLRDIPLHLRSSMRFHPCETVDEVLDVALVGGLKALETPREASGVTPPPPKARKTSRRSPGASA
- a CDS encoding acyl-CoA dehydrogenase family protein, which codes for MEFNLPEDLRDVQATVRDFMLDVVEPRAHEIEETNRVPGELMRGAAELGLFGLSIPEEYGGVGLGALGRCAVYEAMGQGHMGFGGVISAHASIGTSGLVKLGTEEQKRRFLPRMASGECIAGFAITEPSSGSDAANIRTRAEKKGDCYVLNGTKHYISNAPIAGLLTVIAITDPSKGTRGMSAFLVEPQSTPGIKIGKVDEKMGQKGALSAEVIFEDAEIPAGNLLGPEHLGYREALGILTNGRVGIAARSTGAMQRLLDLSIAHAKTREQFGQPIAEFQAVQFMLAEMEVAIQTSRLLWQKVAWMVDGGQDVRRMASVAKYHATEMLSQVADKAVQVAGGMGYMKDSPIERYYRDQRLLRIYEGTSEIQKLIIARSLLA
- a CDS encoding recombinase family protein — translated: MGYARVSTDDQTTASQLGALKQAGVLKIYQETASGGRWDRPELHRMLDFLREGDTVVVWKIDRLSRSLADLVRIMKLIDQRGAALKSLTEPIGTTTAVGKAMMQMVGVSAELERSNLRERTHAGLKAAREKGVRFGRPSKLNAAQQQDIVRRVGAGDLTAADAARLIRRRRPAS
- a CDS encoding YqgE/AlgH family protein; translation: MTAPLTFLVASPHLRGSFFERAVILLLEHDETGALGLLVTAPLAQSVAELLPDLTGGETGSVWAGGPVEPGVGWCLYRTPLNLEGEMRLAPGLLVTSSLDVLHAVAASGQEFMLMLGYTGWAPTQLADEAREGTWLWVEQDTPELIWDVPVPGRWQAALDRLGVNPGTIMPGGAQA
- a CDS encoding tyrosine-protein phosphatase translates to MIGLEARRLPWDACHNARDLGGLPTFDGRVVRSFALMRSDNHDRLTSAGQAAVRAREVSLILDLRNAWESRRFPSRFLGDSVYLNLPVLDDADEESYARVNAAPHLGAVYRTTVDGFARQLGEIIAVIADAPAGGVVLHCHAGNDRTGIVVALALAVAGVAPGVIAEDYALSDTCLAPHYAAELAGLNEVRRERVPRWEHSRPEVMLDLLDHLQQVYGGVNAYLRGAGVRQDQLQALRDRPRERP
- a CDS encoding M12 family metallopeptidase — encoded protein: MKQVVLGCLTAFGMAGAAQAQRENVGTTQQPLSIQRESVWASPQIPVCWENPGTFAQERGWVRQAVRRTWETASAVRFVGWGLCARNTRGIRIQIIDNNPHTQGLGNNLDGVRNGMQLNFTFNNFGTSCKTTRQFCIDAIAVHEFGHALGIAHEQNRSDRLNCTLAHQGTDPDYFVTPYDTASVMNYCNPNWNGNGQLSDLDRLGVNVLYGKGATPVPGNGLAMASYIAGNSQQLETLFVNPAGALGLVWKTNNSIWKGPVFLSAPGFLPQNAHIAMINYPLGNQLEAFYAANDGAVYVTFKANNGPWSEPVRLTAPGTTRPGGDLSAVFYPPNNQLEVLYFDAGGALNVLWKAQNGRWNAPARISPPNVAPPGGGISAAFYPLNNQLEALFVANDGAVRVAWKANNGAWNAPVGISAANLAPAGAGITLQFYPPNNQFEAFFVDNNGTVNVIWKAQNGAWNRPVGISPPGIGVPGRSITASFYPPNNQLEVFTIGANGGVTLLWKAQNGAWKPPVGLTAAGVAAPGGDLAVKYQPLSNHLELFFSDTAGALWLVFKAENRAWNPAFRF